A stretch of Henckelia pumila isolate YLH828 chromosome 4, ASM3356847v2, whole genome shotgun sequence DNA encodes these proteins:
- the LOC140864345 gene encoding uncharacterized protein isoform X1: MSVTQFAMVEELASLVRDNIPCKHLILSMEEMLVNFLQDDGTSLDGVLELEPMNSYNRLLVHRLAEIFGFSHKSIGEGEDRHLILERCPETSIPSILVSDLLWQSNEVQSPMVLDVLKQRDVIQDQRDCAVMESSFEDRRTAYLAARERIFSEDACDVKLAKNRPRQDPVVARRMITRALGQTNKAANHDFSLNAESERAAKDVKSQHNGVGVVHSSSELETKSPSAKHPRPKTTSKVEKSSGSKLSDAMSTVSLQTNKLVQTEEGSAVGRIENQTPERNLRNEHVGTAKRLFANALGIHRKDTNPSSCNGTKKTDS, translated from the exons ATGAGTGTCACCCAATTTGCGATG GTAGAAGAGTTGGCTTCTCTCGTTAGAGATAATATTCCTTGCAAACATCTTATTTTGTCGATGGAAGAGATGCTGGTCAATTTTCTTCAGGATGATGGTACAAG TTTAGATGGGGTGCTTGAGCTGGAACCAATGAATTCTTATAACCGCCTGCTTGTACACCGTCTTGCTGAGATCTTCGG ATTTTCTCACAAATCTATCGGTGAAGGGGAAGACAGGCACTTAATTTTGGAGCGCTGCCCAGAGACATCAAT ACCTTCCATCCTTGTAAGTGATTTGTTGTGGCAGTCCAATGAAGTGCAGTCTCCAATGGTTTTGGACGTATTAAAACAGAGGGATGTTATACAAG ATCAGAGGGATTGTGCTGTGATGGAGTCTTCATTTGAGGATAGAAGAACAGCTTATTTGGCTGCCCGGGAAAGAATTTTTTCAGAAGATGCGTGTGACGTGAAATTGGCAAAGAATAGACCACGACAGGATCCTGTGGTTGCTCGCCGTATGATAACCCGTGCGCTTGGCCAAACAAATAAGGCAGCTAATCATGATTTCAGTTTGAATGCGGAGTCTGAACGTGCAGCAAAGGATGTGAAAAGCCAACACAATGGGGTGGGGGTCGTCCATTCTAGCTCTGAGCTGGAAACAAAATCACCGTCTGCTAAACATCCAAGGCCAAAGACAACGTCAAAAGTTGAAAAATCGAGTGGATCTAAATTATCAGATGCAATGAGTACGGTGTCGCTGCAAACAAACAAACTTGTACAAACCGAGGAAGGTTCTGCAGTTGGGAGAATAGAGAATCAAACTCCAGAAAGAAACTTGAGAAACGAGCATGTGGGAACTGCAAAGAGATTATTTGCTAATGCCTTGGGGATTCATCGAAAAGATACCAATCCATCCAGCTGTAATGGAACCAAGAAAACCGACAGCTGA
- the LOC140864345 gene encoding uncharacterized protein isoform X3, protein MMVQDGVLELEPMNSYNRLLVHRLAEIFGFSHKSIGEGEDRHLILERCPETSIPSILVSDLLWQSNEVQSPMVLDVLKQRDVIQDQRDCAVMESSFEDRRTAYLAARERIFSEDACDVKLAKNRPRQDPVVARRMITRALGQTNKAANHDFSLNAESERAAKDVKSQHNGVGVVHSSSELETKSPSAKHPRPKTTSKVEKSSGSKLSDAMSTVSLQTNKLVQTEEGSAVGRIENQTPERNLRNEHVGTAKRLFANALGIHRKDTNPSSCNGTKKTDS, encoded by the exons ATGATGGTACAAG ATGGGGTGCTTGAGCTGGAACCAATGAATTCTTATAACCGCCTGCTTGTACACCGTCTTGCTGAGATCTTCGG ATTTTCTCACAAATCTATCGGTGAAGGGGAAGACAGGCACTTAATTTTGGAGCGCTGCCCAGAGACATCAAT ACCTTCCATCCTTGTAAGTGATTTGTTGTGGCAGTCCAATGAAGTGCAGTCTCCAATGGTTTTGGACGTATTAAAACAGAGGGATGTTATACAAG ATCAGAGGGATTGTGCTGTGATGGAGTCTTCATTTGAGGATAGAAGAACAGCTTATTTGGCTGCCCGGGAAAGAATTTTTTCAGAAGATGCGTGTGACGTGAAATTGGCAAAGAATAGACCACGACAGGATCCTGTGGTTGCTCGCCGTATGATAACCCGTGCGCTTGGCCAAACAAATAAGGCAGCTAATCATGATTTCAGTTTGAATGCGGAGTCTGAACGTGCAGCAAAGGATGTGAAAAGCCAACACAATGGGGTGGGGGTCGTCCATTCTAGCTCTGAGCTGGAAACAAAATCACCGTCTGCTAAACATCCAAGGCCAAAGACAACGTCAAAAGTTGAAAAATCGAGTGGATCTAAATTATCAGATGCAATGAGTACGGTGTCGCTGCAAACAAACAAACTTGTACAAACCGAGGAAGGTTCTGCAGTTGGGAGAATAGAGAATCAAACTCCAGAAAGAAACTTGAGAAACGAGCATGTGGGAACTGCAAAGAGATTATTTGCTAATGCCTTGGGGATTCATCGAAAAGATACCAATCCATCCAGCTGTAATGGAACCAAGAAAACCGACAGCTGA
- the LOC140864345 gene encoding uncharacterized protein isoform X2 — protein MSVTQFAMVEELASLVRDNIPCKHLILSMEEMLVNFLQDDGTRFSHKSIGEGEDRHLILERCPETSIPSILVSDLLWQSNEVQSPMVLDVLKQRDVIQDQRDCAVMESSFEDRRTAYLAARERIFSEDACDVKLAKNRPRQDPVVARRMITRALGQTNKAANHDFSLNAESERAAKDVKSQHNGVGVVHSSSELETKSPSAKHPRPKTTSKVEKSSGSKLSDAMSTVSLQTNKLVQTEEGSAVGRIENQTPERNLRNEHVGTAKRLFANALGIHRKDTNPSSCNGTKKTDS, from the exons ATGAGTGTCACCCAATTTGCGATG GTAGAAGAGTTGGCTTCTCTCGTTAGAGATAATATTCCTTGCAAACATCTTATTTTGTCGATGGAAGAGATGCTGGTCAATTTTCTTCAGGATGATGGTACAAG ATTTTCTCACAAATCTATCGGTGAAGGGGAAGACAGGCACTTAATTTTGGAGCGCTGCCCAGAGACATCAAT ACCTTCCATCCTTGTAAGTGATTTGTTGTGGCAGTCCAATGAAGTGCAGTCTCCAATGGTTTTGGACGTATTAAAACAGAGGGATGTTATACAAG ATCAGAGGGATTGTGCTGTGATGGAGTCTTCATTTGAGGATAGAAGAACAGCTTATTTGGCTGCCCGGGAAAGAATTTTTTCAGAAGATGCGTGTGACGTGAAATTGGCAAAGAATAGACCACGACAGGATCCTGTGGTTGCTCGCCGTATGATAACCCGTGCGCTTGGCCAAACAAATAAGGCAGCTAATCATGATTTCAGTTTGAATGCGGAGTCTGAACGTGCAGCAAAGGATGTGAAAAGCCAACACAATGGGGTGGGGGTCGTCCATTCTAGCTCTGAGCTGGAAACAAAATCACCGTCTGCTAAACATCCAAGGCCAAAGACAACGTCAAAAGTTGAAAAATCGAGTGGATCTAAATTATCAGATGCAATGAGTACGGTGTCGCTGCAAACAAACAAACTTGTACAAACCGAGGAAGGTTCTGCAGTTGGGAGAATAGAGAATCAAACTCCAGAAAGAAACTTGAGAAACGAGCATGTGGGAACTGCAAAGAGATTATTTGCTAATGCCTTGGGGATTCATCGAAAAGATACCAATCCATCCAGCTGTAATGGAACCAAGAAAACCGACAGCTGA
- the LOC140865210 gene encoding uncharacterized protein isoform X2 produces MKLRVSKRRRAIGIFTRAGSSFLLLFLWVCFLLHLVACTVSAVNSVSGKMVGLGLDPRDKSALLEFKSELQDPSRSLSSWDDSVSVDGNWTGVTISSQSGRLTALNLYGLNLFGEIHPSLCNLSFLETIVLSRNRFSGSVPLCFSLLRNLKTMDLSYNVFGGAVPQALAMLENLVQLDLSHNEFTGKIPFWIGNFSLQLEKLDLGFNHVSGEMPANLYYLMSLKYLDLSHNYLTGILDEFRQGLVYLNLEFNLFSGTLPCFSASSQSLSVLKLANNSIVGGIPSCISGCHALTQLNLSFNELQYGISPRLVFSDKLLALDLSFNRLSGNLPRNIVVMPENSGLLLLDLSHNQLTGDIPETITELNNLQALLLSYNLLAGKIPESIGNLTYLQVIDLSYNMLSGSIPLNIVGCFQLLALKLNNNNLSGGIRPELDALNCLKILVLSNNKISGEIPLTLAGCRSLEVVDLSSNNLSGPLNDAITKWSNLRFLSLSSNKFDGGLPSWLFTFESIRTIDFSDFIQPSVSMTDLDLLVSVTMADKTELSFNYNLSTSIGVDLSDNLLHGEIPPGLFGLQGLEYLNLSYNNLDGQIPFGLEKMRSLKALDLSHNSFSGPIQENITSLGNLTFLNLSYNCLSGIVTKRQGYWRFPGALGGNPDLCVVSSTSDGGCEERDLATSPRKTFSGENERALISVWIFCVSAIVSFYVGVIALCCSAQTRGYILRTKT; encoded by the exons ATGAAACTGAGAGTCAGTAAACGGCGGCGGGCTATAGGAATCTTTACCCGTGCTGGAAGCTCCTTTTTACTGTTGTTTTTGTGGGTTTGTTTCCTTTTACATTTAGTAGCCTGTACAGTTTCTGCTGTAAATAGTGTTAGCGGGAAGATGGTGGGTCTGGGGCTAGACCCGCGAGACAAAAGTGCGCTTTTGGAGTTCAAATCTGAGCTCCAAGATCCTTCTCGCAGCTTGTCTAGTTGGGATGATTCAGTTTCTGTTGATGGTAACTGGACTGGTGTCACCATCTCCAGCCAGAGTGGGCGGCTCACTGCTCTTAATCTTTATGGCCTCAACTTGTTTGGAGAGATTCACCCTTCTTTATGCAACCTTTCTTTTCTTGAAACCATCGTTTTATCGCGCAACCGATTCAGTGGCTCTGTCCCCTTGTGTTTTAGCCTCTTGAGGAACCTTAAGACTATGGATCTTAGTTATAATGTCTTCGGTGGTGCTGTCCCACAAGCACTTGCAATGCTCGAAAATCTGGTTCAGTTGGATCTTAGCCATAATGAGTTCACGGGTAAAATTCCCTTTTGGATTGGGAATTTTTCTTTACAACTTGAGAAACTTGATCTTGGATTCAATCATGTTAGTGGTGAGATGCCGGCGAATTTGTATTACTTGATGTCATTGAAGTATTTGGATTTGTCCCACAACTACTTGACGGGTATTCTTGATGAGTTTCGCCAAGGTTTGGTGTATCTGAACCTCGAGTTCAATTTGTTTTCTGGTACTCTACCATGTTTCTCCGCTTCGTCACAGAGTCTCTCGGTGCTTAAGTTAGCCAATAACTCGATTGTGGGAGGAATACCGTCTTGCATTTCTGGATGTCATGCACTGACTCAGCTCAATCTGTCCTTCAATGAATTGCAATATGGGATTTCCCCAAGATTAGTTTTTTCAGACAAGTTGTTAGCTTTGGACTTGAGTTTCAACAGATTGTCTGGAAATCTTCCGAGAAATATTGTTGTGATGCCAGAAAATTCGGGGCTTCTGCTCCTTGATCTGTCTCATAACCAGTTAACAGGTGATATTCCCGAAACAATTACCGAATTAAATAACTTGCAGGCATTGCTTCTCTCGTATAATCTTCTTGCCGGGAAGATACCAGAGAGTATCGGAAATTTGACCTATCTTCAAGTGATTGATCTGTCCTACAACATGCTATCCGGATCCATCCCTTTGAACATTGTGGGGTGTTTTCAGTTATTAGCATTGAAGCTGAACAACAACAATCTCTCTGGTGGAATTCGACCGGAGCTAGACGCACTAAATTGTTTGAAAATATTGGTTCTGAGTAATAATAAAATCTCTGGAGAGATCCCTCTCACTTTAGCTGGATGCAGGTCACTAGAAGTTGTAGATTTGAGCTCGAATAACCTCTCCGGTCCTTTAAACGACGCTATAACCAAATGGTCTAACCTCAGGTTTCTCTCCCTTTCTAGTAACAAGTTTGATGGAGGTTTACCGAGTTGGTTGTTCACATTTGAATCCATCAGAACAATTGATTTTTCGG ATTTTATACAGCCATCTGTTTCGATGACTGATCTTGACTTGCTAGTTTCTGTCACGATGGCTGATAAAACCGAACTGAGCTTCAACTACAACCTTTCAACGTCGATTGGAGTTGACCTCTCAGATAATCTACTGCATGGAGAAATCCCTCCTGGCCTATTTGGATTACAAGGTCTCGAATACCTTAACTTGTCGTATAACAATCTCGATGGTCAAATCCCATTCGGTTTAGAGAAGATGCGGAGTTTAAAGGCCCTGGATCTATCACACAATTCCTTCTCTGGTCCTATCCAAGAAAACATAACCAGTCTTGGAAACTTAACATTCTTGAATCTGTCCTACAATTGTCTGTCGGGGATAGTCACGAAGAGGCAGGGGTATTGGAGATTCCCTGGAGCATTGGGTGGCAATCCTGACCTGTGCGTCGTGTCGTCCACCTCTGATGGTGGGTGCGAGGAGCGAGACCTTGCAACATCGCCAAGAAAAACGTTCTCTGGTGAAAACGAGCGAGCACTGATATCAGTATGGATTTTTTGTGTAAGTGCAATTGTAAGTTTCTATGTAGGAGTGATTGCTCTGTGTTGTTCAGCACAAACCAGAGGCTACATTTTGCGGACAAAAACTTGA
- the LOC140866698 gene encoding uncharacterized protein produces MGRRGDRNSSSSDQPSLLTRGVNSVFAFVRLAEFEILFVLFFLIAYLLFKDLTSRPEYNQILVKKPGGPDWWPY; encoded by the exons ATGGGACGCCGCGGAGATCGCAATTCTTCTTCGTCGGACCAACCGTCTCTGTTGACCAGGGGCGTCAACTCTGTGTTTGCCTTCGTCCGGTTAGCTGAATTTGAGATCCTCTTTGTCCTCTTCTTCCTCATCGCGTATCTACTCTTCAAAGATCTG ACATCTAGACCTGAATATAATCAAATCCTTGTGAAGAAGCCCGGGGGACCTGATTGGTGGCCTTACTAG
- the LOC140865210 gene encoding uncharacterized protein isoform X1 — MKLRVSKRRRAIGIFTRAGSSFLLLFLWVCFLLHLVACTVSAVNSVSGKMVGLGLDPRDKSALLEFKSELQDPSRSLSSWDDSVSVDGNWTGVTISSQSGRLTALNLYGLNLFGEIHPSLCNLSFLETIVLSRNRFSGSVPLCFSLLRNLKTMDLSYNVFGGAVPQALAMLENLVQLDLSHNEFTGKIPFWIGNFSLQLEKLDLGFNHVSGEMPANLYYLMSLKYLDLSHNYLTGILDEFRQGLVYLNLEFNLFSGTLPCFSASSQSLSVLKLANNSIVGGIPSCISGCHALTQLNLSFNELQYGISPRLVFSDKLLALDLSFNRLSGNLPRNIVVMPENSGLLLLDLSHNQLTGDIPETITELNNLQALLLSYNLLAGKIPESIGNLTYLQVIDLSYNMLSGSIPLNIVGCFQLLALKLNNNNLSGGIRPELDALNCLKILVLSNNKISGEIPLTLAGCRSLEVVDLSSNNLSGPLNDAITKWSNLRFLSLSSNKFDGGLPSWLFTFESIRTIDFSGNKFFGQIPNGSLNTSSNFNTGGLFKADFIQPSVSMTDLDLLVSVTMADKTELSFNYNLSTSIGVDLSDNLLHGEIPPGLFGLQGLEYLNLSYNNLDGQIPFGLEKMRSLKALDLSHNSFSGPIQENITSLGNLTFLNLSYNCLSGIVTKRQGYWRFPGALGGNPDLCVVSSTSDGGCEERDLATSPRKTFSGENERALISVWIFCVSAIVSFYVGVIALCCSAQTRGYILRTKT, encoded by the coding sequence ATGAAACTGAGAGTCAGTAAACGGCGGCGGGCTATAGGAATCTTTACCCGTGCTGGAAGCTCCTTTTTACTGTTGTTTTTGTGGGTTTGTTTCCTTTTACATTTAGTAGCCTGTACAGTTTCTGCTGTAAATAGTGTTAGCGGGAAGATGGTGGGTCTGGGGCTAGACCCGCGAGACAAAAGTGCGCTTTTGGAGTTCAAATCTGAGCTCCAAGATCCTTCTCGCAGCTTGTCTAGTTGGGATGATTCAGTTTCTGTTGATGGTAACTGGACTGGTGTCACCATCTCCAGCCAGAGTGGGCGGCTCACTGCTCTTAATCTTTATGGCCTCAACTTGTTTGGAGAGATTCACCCTTCTTTATGCAACCTTTCTTTTCTTGAAACCATCGTTTTATCGCGCAACCGATTCAGTGGCTCTGTCCCCTTGTGTTTTAGCCTCTTGAGGAACCTTAAGACTATGGATCTTAGTTATAATGTCTTCGGTGGTGCTGTCCCACAAGCACTTGCAATGCTCGAAAATCTGGTTCAGTTGGATCTTAGCCATAATGAGTTCACGGGTAAAATTCCCTTTTGGATTGGGAATTTTTCTTTACAACTTGAGAAACTTGATCTTGGATTCAATCATGTTAGTGGTGAGATGCCGGCGAATTTGTATTACTTGATGTCATTGAAGTATTTGGATTTGTCCCACAACTACTTGACGGGTATTCTTGATGAGTTTCGCCAAGGTTTGGTGTATCTGAACCTCGAGTTCAATTTGTTTTCTGGTACTCTACCATGTTTCTCCGCTTCGTCACAGAGTCTCTCGGTGCTTAAGTTAGCCAATAACTCGATTGTGGGAGGAATACCGTCTTGCATTTCTGGATGTCATGCACTGACTCAGCTCAATCTGTCCTTCAATGAATTGCAATATGGGATTTCCCCAAGATTAGTTTTTTCAGACAAGTTGTTAGCTTTGGACTTGAGTTTCAACAGATTGTCTGGAAATCTTCCGAGAAATATTGTTGTGATGCCAGAAAATTCGGGGCTTCTGCTCCTTGATCTGTCTCATAACCAGTTAACAGGTGATATTCCCGAAACAATTACCGAATTAAATAACTTGCAGGCATTGCTTCTCTCGTATAATCTTCTTGCCGGGAAGATACCAGAGAGTATCGGAAATTTGACCTATCTTCAAGTGATTGATCTGTCCTACAACATGCTATCCGGATCCATCCCTTTGAACATTGTGGGGTGTTTTCAGTTATTAGCATTGAAGCTGAACAACAACAATCTCTCTGGTGGAATTCGACCGGAGCTAGACGCACTAAATTGTTTGAAAATATTGGTTCTGAGTAATAATAAAATCTCTGGAGAGATCCCTCTCACTTTAGCTGGATGCAGGTCACTAGAAGTTGTAGATTTGAGCTCGAATAACCTCTCCGGTCCTTTAAACGACGCTATAACCAAATGGTCTAACCTCAGGTTTCTCTCCCTTTCTAGTAACAAGTTTGATGGAGGTTTACCGAGTTGGTTGTTCACATTTGAATCCATCAGAACAATTGATTTTTCGGGTAACAAATTCTTCGGCCAAATCCCAAATGGAAGTCTCAATACTAGTTCAAATTTTAATACCGGTGGCCTGTTTAAAGCAGATTTTATACAGCCATCTGTTTCGATGACTGATCTTGACTTGCTAGTTTCTGTCACGATGGCTGATAAAACCGAACTGAGCTTCAACTACAACCTTTCAACGTCGATTGGAGTTGACCTCTCAGATAATCTACTGCATGGAGAAATCCCTCCTGGCCTATTTGGATTACAAGGTCTCGAATACCTTAACTTGTCGTATAACAATCTCGATGGTCAAATCCCATTCGGTTTAGAGAAGATGCGGAGTTTAAAGGCCCTGGATCTATCACACAATTCCTTCTCTGGTCCTATCCAAGAAAACATAACCAGTCTTGGAAACTTAACATTCTTGAATCTGTCCTACAATTGTCTGTCGGGGATAGTCACGAAGAGGCAGGGGTATTGGAGATTCCCTGGAGCATTGGGTGGCAATCCTGACCTGTGCGTCGTGTCGTCCACCTCTGATGGTGGGTGCGAGGAGCGAGACCTTGCAACATCGCCAAGAAAAACGTTCTCTGGTGAAAACGAGCGAGCACTGATATCAGTATGGATTTTTTGTGTAAGTGCAATTGTAAGTTTCTATGTAGGAGTGATTGCTCTGTGTTGTTCAGCACAAACCAGAGGCTACATTTTGCGGACAAAAACTTGA
- the LOC140867007 gene encoding uncharacterized protein, producing MRPTAGGIFWSLFLLLFAASSVSIQVQSSLENGFTAAEAGNMSAAAVEMVPMGTEEMMIMVNESRRRLGSFQICALCTCCGGRSRSYCLASPCCYAINCNIPNRPFGFCSFTPKTCNCFGCHL from the exons ATGCGTCCAACTGCTGGCGGGATCTTCTGGTCGCTGTTCCTCTTGTTATTCGCCGCATCCAGTGTATCAATTCAAGTTCAATCGTCCCTT GAAAATGGGTTCACGGCGGCGGAGGCAGGGAACATGAGCGCGGCGGCGGTGGAGATGGTGCCGATGGGGACGGAGGAGATGATGATTATGGTGAATGAAAGCCGGAGAAGACTGGGCAGTTTCCAGATTTGCGCGCTGTGCACTTGCTGCGGCGGCCGGAGCAGAAGCTACTGCTTGGCATCGCCGTGTTGCTATGCGATCAACTGCAATATCCCCAACAGACCCTTCGGCTTCTGCTCCTTCACTCCCAAAACCTGTAATTGCTTCGGATGCcatctctag